The proteins below are encoded in one region of Bombus terrestris chromosome 7, iyBomTerr1.2, whole genome shotgun sequence:
- the LOC100645373 gene encoding actin-interacting protein 1 isoform X1 yields MSYETKYIFATLPRTQRGQPLVLGGDPKGKNFLYTNGNSVIIRNIDNPAIADIYTEHSCPVNVAKYSPSGFYIASGDQSGKVRIWDTVNKEHILKNEFHPIGGPIKDIAWSPDNQRMVVVGEGRERFGHVFMAETGTSVGEISGQSKPINSCDFRPTRPFRLITGSEDNTIAVFEGPPFKFKMTKQEHTRFVQAVRYSPSGNLFASAGFDGKVFIYDGTSSDLVGEVGSPAHQGGVYGVAWKPDGTQLLTASGDKTCKLWDVETRSLVSEFNMGSTVDDQQVSCLWQDKHLLSVSLSGFINYLDIANPTKPLRIIKGHNKPITVLTLSPDRGTIYTGSHDGYITNWNAKTGENDRVQGHGHGNQINGMKATKNLLYTAGIDDTLRSVNIDTNTYTDTAIVKLDSQPRGLDIYTDLAVIATVRQITVTQDGRKVSNTSIDYEPSCVSINQENGDVAIGATSDNMIRIYTLSGTNLTPKMELEHLGTVTDAAYSPDSKYLVACDTNRKVVLYTVPEYKRLAHNREWGFHNARVNSVAWCPNSAMVASGSLDTTIIIWSVTNPAKHTIIKNAHPQSQITRLVWLDEETLISVGQDCNTKIWRIEKI; encoded by the exons ATGTCCTATGAAACAA AATACATATTTGCTACACTACCCAGAACACAAAGGGGACAGCCTCTTGTATTAGGAGGTGATCCTAAAGGGAAAAATTTTTTGTATACTAATGGTAATAGTGTAATCATTAGAAATATTGAT aatccAGCTATTGCAGATATTTATACAGAACATTCATGTCCAGTCAATGTTGCAAAATATTCCCCAAGTGGGTTTTATATAGCATCAGGTG ATCAATCAGGCAAAGTACGTATTTGGGACACTGTCAATAaagaacatattttaaaaaatgaattccaTCCTATTGGAGGGCCTATTAAAGACATAGCATGGTCACCTGACAATCAGCGTATGGTAGTTGTTggagaaggaagagaaag aTTTGGTCATGTATTTATGGCCGAAACCGGTACATCTGTAGGTGAAATCTCAGGTCAAAGTAAGCCTATTAATTCATGTGACTTCAGACCTACTAGACCGTTTAGATTAATCACAGGAAGTGAGGACAATACTATTGCTGTTTTTGAAGGACCGCCATTTAAATTTAA AATGACCAAGCAGGAGCATACTCGATTCGTTCAAGCTGTACGTTATTCGCCTAGTGGTAATTTATTTGCATCTGCAGGATTTGACGGGaaagtatttatttatgatGGTACAAGCTCCGATTTAGTTGGAGAAGTAGGATCTCCAGCTCACCAAGGCGGAGTATACGga GTGGCTTGGAAGCCAGATGGAACACAATTATTAACTGCATCTGGTGATAAAACGTGTAAACTTTGGGACGTAGAAACTCGCTCATTGGTTAGTGAATTCAATATGGGATCGACAGTCGATGATCAACAA GTCAGTTGCCTTTGGCAAGACAAACATTTACTATCTGTATCTCTAAGTGGCTTTATTAATTATCTGGATATTGCTAATCCTACGAAACCTCTTAGAATAATAAAG GGCCATAATAAACCAATAACAGTATTAACTTTGAGTCCTGATAGAGGTACAATTTATACTGGATCTCATGATGGGTATATTACCAACTGGAATGCAAAAACGGGAGAGAATGACCGTGTCCAAGGTCACGGACATGGAAATCAAATTAATGGAATGAAAGCTACAAAAAATTTGCTTTATACCGCTGGTATCGATGACACTTTAAGATCGGTTAATATCGATACAAACACGTATACAGATACAGCTATAGTTAAACTGGATTCGCAGCCGCGGGGTCTAGATATTTACACAGATCTAGCTGTAATTGCAACCGTTCGCCAG ATAACAGTTACACAAGATGGACGAAAAGTATCAAATACATCAATCGATTACGAACCATCTTGTGTGTCAATTAATCAAGAAAATGGTGATGTAGCTATAGGAGCGACATCAGACAATATG ATTCGTATATATACCTTATCAGGTACGAATCTAACTCCGAAAATGGAATTAGAACATTTAGGTACAGTCACAGACGCTGCTTATAGTCCTGATAGCAAATACTTGGTTGCTTGTGACACAAATCGAAAGGTGGTTCTTTATACTGTACCAGAATACAAG AGG ctTGCGCACAATAGGGAGTGGGGTTTCCATAATGCAAGAGTGAATTCTGTAGCATGGTGTCCTAATTCAGCTATGGTTGCAAGCGGTAGTCTTGATAC
- the LOC100645373 gene encoding actin-interacting protein 1 isoform X2, which yields MSYETKYIFATLPRTQRGQPLVLGGDPKGKNFLYTNGNSVIIRNIDNPAIADIYTEHSCPVNVAKYSPSGFYIASGDQSGKVRIWDTVNKEHILKNEFHPIGGPIKDIAWSPDNQRMVVVGEGRERFGHVFMAETGTSVGEISGQSKPINSCDFRPTRPFRLITGSEDNTIAVFEGPPFKFKMTKQEHTRFVQAVRYSPSGNLFASAGFDGKVFIYDGTSSDLVGEVGSPAHQGGVYGVAWKPDGTQLLTASGDKTCKLWDVETRSLVSEFNMGSTVDDQQVSCLWQDKHLLSVSLSGFINYLDIANPTKPLRIIKGHNKPITVLTLSPDRGTIYTGSHDGYITNWNAKTGENDRVQGHGHGNQINGMKATKNLLYTAGIDDTLRSVNIDTNTYTDTAIVKLDSQPRGLDIYTDLAVIATVRQITVTQDGRKVSNTSIDYEPSCVSINQENGDVAIGATSDNMIRIYTLSGTNLTPKMELEHLGTVTDAAYSPDSKYLVACDTNRKVVLYTVPEYKLAHNREWGFHNARVNSVAWCPNSAMVASGSLDTTIIIWSVTNPAKHTIIKNAHPQSQITRLVWLDEETLISVGQDCNTKIWRIEKI from the exons ATGTCCTATGAAACAA AATACATATTTGCTACACTACCCAGAACACAAAGGGGACAGCCTCTTGTATTAGGAGGTGATCCTAAAGGGAAAAATTTTTTGTATACTAATGGTAATAGTGTAATCATTAGAAATATTGAT aatccAGCTATTGCAGATATTTATACAGAACATTCATGTCCAGTCAATGTTGCAAAATATTCCCCAAGTGGGTTTTATATAGCATCAGGTG ATCAATCAGGCAAAGTACGTATTTGGGACACTGTCAATAaagaacatattttaaaaaatgaattccaTCCTATTGGAGGGCCTATTAAAGACATAGCATGGTCACCTGACAATCAGCGTATGGTAGTTGTTggagaaggaagagaaag aTTTGGTCATGTATTTATGGCCGAAACCGGTACATCTGTAGGTGAAATCTCAGGTCAAAGTAAGCCTATTAATTCATGTGACTTCAGACCTACTAGACCGTTTAGATTAATCACAGGAAGTGAGGACAATACTATTGCTGTTTTTGAAGGACCGCCATTTAAATTTAA AATGACCAAGCAGGAGCATACTCGATTCGTTCAAGCTGTACGTTATTCGCCTAGTGGTAATTTATTTGCATCTGCAGGATTTGACGGGaaagtatttatttatgatGGTACAAGCTCCGATTTAGTTGGAGAAGTAGGATCTCCAGCTCACCAAGGCGGAGTATACGga GTGGCTTGGAAGCCAGATGGAACACAATTATTAACTGCATCTGGTGATAAAACGTGTAAACTTTGGGACGTAGAAACTCGCTCATTGGTTAGTGAATTCAATATGGGATCGACAGTCGATGATCAACAA GTCAGTTGCCTTTGGCAAGACAAACATTTACTATCTGTATCTCTAAGTGGCTTTATTAATTATCTGGATATTGCTAATCCTACGAAACCTCTTAGAATAATAAAG GGCCATAATAAACCAATAACAGTATTAACTTTGAGTCCTGATAGAGGTACAATTTATACTGGATCTCATGATGGGTATATTACCAACTGGAATGCAAAAACGGGAGAGAATGACCGTGTCCAAGGTCACGGACATGGAAATCAAATTAATGGAATGAAAGCTACAAAAAATTTGCTTTATACCGCTGGTATCGATGACACTTTAAGATCGGTTAATATCGATACAAACACGTATACAGATACAGCTATAGTTAAACTGGATTCGCAGCCGCGGGGTCTAGATATTTACACAGATCTAGCTGTAATTGCAACCGTTCGCCAG ATAACAGTTACACAAGATGGACGAAAAGTATCAAATACATCAATCGATTACGAACCATCTTGTGTGTCAATTAATCAAGAAAATGGTGATGTAGCTATAGGAGCGACATCAGACAATATG ATTCGTATATATACCTTATCAGGTACGAATCTAACTCCGAAAATGGAATTAGAACATTTAGGTACAGTCACAGACGCTGCTTATAGTCCTGATAGCAAATACTTGGTTGCTTGTGACACAAATCGAAAGGTGGTTCTTTATACTGTACCAGAATACAAG ctTGCGCACAATAGGGAGTGGGGTTTCCATAATGCAAGAGTGAATTCTGTAGCATGGTGTCCTAATTCAGCTATGGTTGCAAGCGGTAGTCTTGATAC